CCCCAATCTCTATCCTGAAGATCCTGCTGGAGAACTCCCTCAGGCTCCCCCTCTCCCTTGCCAGCCAGACCGAGTTGACCCCTCTATAACCCTCCTCGGTGATCTCCTCACCTAACTCATCCTCCAAGAACCTAACCTTAAGGCCCATCTCATCCATTTTATATAGCTATGAACCAGCTCCATCCATAAAGGTAATGGTTAGATAGATGAATAAGATCTGATAGGCCTTACTTCCCAGCAGATATTCAGGATTTTACACAACTGTTTTAAAGGCGTTCATCTACTCAGACCGGAGGCATATGAGGGTTGAGGAGAAGCTGGAGGAGCTCGGGCTTAGGCTTCCACCCGCCCCATCCCCGGCGGGGGTTTATGTAGGGGCGAAGAGGGCTGGGAACCTGGTATTCTCCGCAGGTCAGGGGCCCTTCAGGACCACGAAGAGGGGGTTGGTGGGGAAGGATCTGACCTTAGAGGAGGGGTATCAGGCAGCCAGGGAGACATGTCTGAACTGCCTGGCCCAGATTAAAGCAGTTATAGGGGACCTGGACAGGATAAAGCAGGTTGTCCAGGTGGTCGGATTCGTGAACAGCGCCGAGGGATTCATGCAACAGCCAGCCGTCCTCAACGGCTTCACAGACCTACTTGTTGAACTCTTCGGGCCCGAAGCGGGGAGGCCTACAAGGGCTGCGGTGCCGGTACATCACCCTGGGTGGATAGCCGTTGAGGCATGGATGGTCGCCGAACTCAGAGAGTGAGAGACCCCCACCACATTATCTTAAGTAAATATAAATAAAATAAAAACAATTTAAATGGATTTAAATATACTATACAGAACTTTTATCTAACTCCCCTCCTCCCCAATTAGAGCCTAATGAAGGTGGCTGAGGCATTCTCACCATGCCACATCACTGGGTTCTTTCAAATAGATGATAAGTCGAAGGATCCACTGTATGTGGGGTCTAGGGGCTCAGGCCTATCTATAAAGGAGGGCGTAAAAACAAAGGTTAAGGTTGAGAGGAATTCGAAACCTAGATATCAGATAAACATAAATGGTGTGCCAACAGATTTTGAAGTCTCAGAGCGTCTCATAAACATGTATATCTCAAGATTTGAGGATATTAAAAACTTCAGAATTCTAGTTGACCACGAGGTGAATGTCCCAATAGGAGCAGGCCTGGGGACCAGTGGGGCCGCGGCCCTAGGTCTCTCCCTGGCTCTAAATGACCTCTTCGAATTGGGCATGTCCAGGGTCGAGGCCGCTCAACTGGCGCACATCGCAGAGGTTGAATGTAAAACAGGGCTGGGGACGGTCATAGCCGAGACCTATGGAGGGTTTGAGATAAGGGTTAAGGCGGGGGCTCCAGGATTGGGGGAGATAATCCAAGCTCCAGTTCCTAGAGATAGCGCTGTGTTCTGTTTAATCTTCGGTCCCCTATCAACCAAGGGCCTCTTAACGGATAACGATGTTTGTAGACGCGTAAATATGTTGGGGGGAAAACTTGTAGATGAAATGGTTAAAGATCCAAATTTACATAATTTTATGAAATTTTCAAGGATGTTTTCAGATCATGTTGGATTAATGAGTAGTGAAGTTATAAAAATCTTTAAGATCATGGATGAGGCTGGTTTTATTATGAGCATGCCTATGTTTGGGGATGGTGTATTTACGGTATGTAGAGATGATTTAGTAGAGGATATTTTATGTATATTGCATGATCATAAATTTAATGGAAATATTATTCTCAGCGAGATAGACTTCGATGGAGCTAGGATCATAGTATGAGAGAGTTGGAAATTCCAGAAAATCATCCTAGAGCTGAGTCCATAAGGATAAGGGAGAGGCTGATTGAACATTTCAGGTCGGGGGTTCTTGCCATAGCAGGGCTGATGGCCCACGGGAGGGGAGAGGCCTTCGACTACCTCCTAGGGGAGAGAACCCTCGAGAGCTCAGTTAAGGCCGTTAGAGCCGCAGCGGCGGCGATGCTCCTGGCCAGGCATCCCGTGATCTCCGTTAATGGCAACGTCGCCGCATTAGCGGCGGAGGATGTGGTGAGGTTTGCGGAGGTCGTTGGGGCGAAGATCGAGGTCAATCTTTTCTATAGAACTGAGGAGAGGGAGCTCGCGATCAGGAGAGTTCTCGAGAGGGCGGGGGCCAGAGAGGTTCTGGGGGTGGGCGAGGCAGCATCTGCCCAGATACCTGAGGTCCATAGCGATAGGAGGAGGGTTGATCCCAGAGGCATCCTTAAGGCTGATGTGGTGCTGGTCCCGCTTGAGGATGGTGACAGGACTGAGGCCCTGAGAAGGATGGGCAAGACCGTTATCGCCATCGACCTGAATCCGCTATCTCGGACAGCTCAGCGGGCCTCGATAACGATCGTCGACAATGTGGTGAGGGCTATGCCAATTCTCGTCAACGAGGCGATCAGATTAAAGAACGAGAGGCCTGAGGAGCTGAGGAGGATCTTATCTGAGTTTGATAATAGAGAGGCCCTAGCCGATGCGATAAAGGCCATTAACCATCGTCTCTCAGAGTTCGCTAAGATGGGGGTATACCTCCCTGAGGATATGGAGATCTACCGAGAACTGGAGGAGAACCGTTGACTCTAGGGCTTGGGTTGAAGAGGCCAAAGATGGTTGCCCTAATAGCCATATTCGGGGCCTTATCGCTGCTCTTCACCCAGGTCTGGGTCCCCCTCTTCTTCGGCAATCCCAACCTCGGCTCAACCCCAATAACCCTCGCTGCCGTTCTATGCCCAATGCCGGTTGGGGTGGTCTCAGGGATAATTAAAGGTCTGGGCGCCTCCCTCTGGACAGGGCAGCCATACATCGAGATACCCGCAGGGGTGGGAGATGCTCTGATGGCTATCCTCACCAATCTATTATCTAGAAGGTTGAAGAGGAAAGTCTACGCTGTGGTGGCTGGCCAGCTTTCCCGCTACCTCTTCACCTCTGGGATGATAGCATTATACATAGGCCTAGCCGTCTCCCTCGGCTCATCGGGGCCTGAGGCTGCCACCCTTCAATCCCTCCAGAAGAGGCTCCCCATGTCCATGCATCTCGCCTCATACCTTCCCTCCCCCATGGCTAACATCCTCATCGTCTGGTTAGCCATCTCCCCAGCTGTCACCCTGTCCATCATGGGTAACATTATCGTCTCGGCTGCTGTGATAACAATCGCTGGAGAAAGATTAGGAGAATTGATGAGGTTATGAAGAAACCCGGCCTCTTTACCACTCGGTCTTCCTCTCCAGCCAGGCCCTTGTGTCCGGGTGGATCTCCTTCCAGCTTCTCACATACTCCTTAACCCTCTCCACCAGTAGCAGGGTCTGGTCGTATCCCTGCTCCTTTATGAAGGCCTCTATCTCCTGGTTGGTCTTTCTCTTTGCGGGCCATTCATCTGCGTTTGCGACCCTTAGGAGGAGGCGGGAGTAGTTGGCAGCTGCTTGGCGTAGATGCTCTAGCTCTACCTTATCAACGGTGTCGTAGCGTGTGTGTCCATAACCTCTTCCGAGGGTTCCCCTAAGCTCCTCAGGGTCGCCTCCGCTAGCCGTTGGAACCCCCTTAAGGAAGAAGGGCCAGTGGTCGCTGTAGGGGCTAACCCTCTGTATGTAGGGTAGCTCGGCCTTCATCTC
This genomic interval from Candidatus Bathyarchaeota archaeon contains the following:
- a CDS encoding phosphopantothenate/pantothenate synthetase; translation: MEIPENHPRAESIRIRERLIEHFRSGVLAIAGLMAHGRGEAFDYLLGERTLESSVKAVRAAAAAMLLARHPVISVNGNVAALAAEDVVRFAEVVGAKIEVNLFYRTEERELAIRRVLERAGAREVLGVGEAASAQIPEVHSDRRRVDPRGILKADVVLVPLEDGDRTEALRRMGKTVIAIDLNPLSRTAQRASITIVDNVVRAMPILVNEAIRLKNERPEELRRILSEFDNREALADAIKAINHRLSEFAKMGVYLPEDMEIYRELEENR
- a CDS encoding RidA family protein codes for the protein MRVEEKLEELGLRLPPAPSPAGVYVGAKRAGNLVFSAGQGPFRTTKRGLVGKDLTLEEGYQAARETCLNCLAQIKAVIGDLDRIKQVVQVVGFVNSAEGFMQQPAVLNGFTDLLVELFGPEAGRPTRAAVPVHHPGWIAVEAWMVAELRE